The genomic region ATTTGGCTTATTAAAAAATATCTCAGCCCTAGGTGATGTTACTGAGATAACTGATAAAGCGATTGCGGCTCTAAAATAAAATATGGCAATTGAATTAAAAAACTTAGACCAACTAAAATCTATGCGCAAAGCAGGATTAGTCGTGGCCGATACGTTACAACTACTAAAGCAGAGTGCTCAGGTAGGTATGACTACTCTTGAGCTAAATGAGATTGCAGTTGGTAATTTATCCAAGCACAGCGCTAAATCTTCCTTCCTTGGTTACCACGGATTTCCAGCAGTAATTTGTGCCTCTGTTAATGAAGAGGTTGTTCACGGTATTCCTAATAAGCGAAAACTTATTTCAGGTGATGTTTTATCTATTGACTTTGGTGCAATTATTGATGACTGGCATGGTGATGCTGCGATTTCATTTGGATTAGGTGAGGTTGATCCTGCTGATCAAAAATTAATGGATGTGTGTGAAGAGTCAATGTGGCGAGGAATTGCTGCTGGTAAAAAAGGTGGCAAGTTAACTGACATCTCTGCAGCGATTGAAAGTTATATTAATTCTCAAGGTAAGTATGGAATTTTGCGTGAGTATGGTGGTCATGGAATTGGTAGCGCTATGCACCAAGAGCCACATATCCTAAATTTTGGTCCGGCTGGAAATGGACCTGAACTAGTTCCTGGAATGGCATTAGCACTTGAACCAATGATTACTAGAGGTAATGAGCGAACAAAAGTATTAAGTGATGATTGGACAGTGGTCTCACAAGATTCATCTAAAGGTGCTCATTTTGAACATACTTACACAATCGCACCAGATGGAAAAGCCTTTGTTCTAACCTCATTAGATGGTGGCAAGGAGCAGCTAGCTAGATTGGGTATCCCAATCTCTGATTTGCTCTAAATACTGCTGGATTTTCCCGCGTGGATTAAGCACAAGTTAGTGGATTTTCCTTTTTCACCCCTCACGCATAAACTATCCCTCCTGCCTCGCAAGGGGTAAACCTGATTTAGAACAGATAAGTAGGTATCGCTTGGCCAAGAAAGACGGTGCTATTGAGATCGAAGGCACTGTTGCTGAAGCACTACCGAACGCAATGTTCCGAGTTGAGTTAACAAATGGACATAAAGTTTTAGCACATATCAGTGGAAAGATGCGACAGAACTACATTCGTATTTTGCCAGAAGATAAAGTGATTGTAGAACTTAGTCCATATGACCTCACTAGAGGTCGAATTATTTATCGTTACAAATAAATAATTTTTAAACTGTAGTTGTTAGAAAGGTAATCGTGAAGGTCAAACCTAGCGTGAAAAAGATTTGCGACAAGTGCAAAGTTATTCGTCGTAATGGCCGCGTAATGGTGATCTGCGACAACCTACGTCATAAACAACGTCAGGGTTAATTTAAAAAACGCGTGATGCGACGTAATTAAGGTAAAACTTAATTATGACCCTTAGTCCGAAAGGCTGAGGCCAGATAAGAAATTATCTGGGGGCATTGCGGAGGACCTTTCGGATATTAGAAACAG from Candidatus Nanopelagicus abundans harbors:
- the map gene encoding type I methionyl aminopeptidase, translating into MAIELKNLDQLKSMRKAGLVVADTLQLLKQSAQVGMTTLELNEIAVGNLSKHSAKSSFLGYHGFPAVICASVNEEVVHGIPNKRKLISGDVLSIDFGAIIDDWHGDAAISFGLGEVDPADQKLMDVCEESMWRGIAAGKKGGKLTDISAAIESYINSQGKYGILREYGGHGIGSAMHQEPHILNFGPAGNGPELVPGMALALEPMITRGNERTKVLSDDWTVVSQDSSKGAHFEHTYTIAPDGKAFVLTSLDGGKEQLARLGIPISDLL
- the infA gene encoding translation initiation factor IF-1; the encoded protein is MAKKDGAIEIEGTVAEALPNAMFRVELTNGHKVLAHISGKMRQNYIRILPEDKVIVELSPYDLTRGRIIYRYK
- the rpmJ gene encoding 50S ribosomal protein L36, which encodes MKVKPSVKKICDKCKVIRRNGRVMVICDNLRHKQRQG